A region of the Phaseolus vulgaris cultivar G19833 chromosome 11, P. vulgaris v2.0, whole genome shotgun sequence genome:
TCCGAATAGAGGGAAATGGGTTAGGGCAAATGTTCCCATTCAGATTTGGggaaatttcatttttttggaGCTTCAATTTTATTCGTCCTTTTCTTCCAATCTCATGTATCTTTTTTCCGCTATACTAAAATAACCTACTATTATACATACACTTTCTCTGTATTTTGTACGTATACGTTTGGTTTGGGTAATTCACCAAccctttattatttattatgctATAATTCCGTGTCCTCCTAATActctactttattttatttaacttaattaatactaaatacaaattaagaaaattataattgattatgctaatttttatatttagtaaatAAATAATGCATTAAATGCTTTCGACCTATGACTATTAAATTTATCTGCTCTTTAATTAATACCTTTTTCCAAATAAAgtataaaaacaaaatcatgCGGTGATTTATTATTACTCCTAAGACAAATTTATCTTTCTTGTTCGATTAATGTTGttttaatagtaattaaataaataggaagAGATAAggattataatttttattttctttctagcTTTTAATAGCTTTAATTATCAACAACACTGTCCAAAAATTTAACTGTGAATAATGTGTTAAGAAAAAGTGTTGCTAGAACTTTTATGGAAAAGTTAAAGGCAAAAGTTTTGTGaagttaaaaaatgaaaaagaaaaaacaaaatctcATTAGagagaatgaagaagaagatcaaACACTAACATGCAATATGTATATTTTTAGTTGAGACTccaaaaaataagtttaaaagtaatggttttttcatttattattatgattCGAAATTTGGTAGAATAAAAATtactaattatataaaaaatctttCATGTTAGGTATTATTGTGCTACTTTATATATTAGCTAGGCTAGAGGATTAGACTAaaattcatatgttaacaaaaacgatacataagtagactatacctattaataaataattttaagaacatactagatggaagcctattataccaatgaaatgattctctgtgaataaattctaaattaggcacctttttttaaataaaaactttcatgttagacatcactgTACAATTTaagatctcagctaggctgacacctctagtaacaacaatcatttactataacatgaaaaaagtattattaaacaaaagaaaaaagaaagaaaatacaaaaatacggggACTAGActaaaacccatatgttaacaaaaacaatacatagatagattatacctattcacaaagaattctaagaaaatacaatgtggaagtctattataccaaagaatctataaaaaaaaatcataaattagccaaTTTATCAACACAcacatttccttcacgaaaaatatgagtaaccgtaaacctaatttttccacagtaattaagacaagcatTCAATCGATAAATTAGACATCTTATCAACACACACATTCTCTTTACGAAAAATATGAACAAccctaaaaaaaattgaatatatatatatatataattgtagtATCGAAGTATATTTTAGAAATACTCATCTTCAATTGAAGACTGAAGTTTTAAATAAAGACTTTATTTAGCCGTGTAATAACACTAATGAAAAACTTATATTTAACAATTAatgttttttctaataaaaatatcactgtttatgttttattttttaccaTCTCTTTATAAGTGTAAAATATAATGTACCAACAATTGTAAATAAAaagtttgtttatattttttaagagacTCACTAACTATAGTTTAGAAATTGAAAGGTTTTTTTTCTtgataaagaaaaattgaagttTGATGACATGGAATTATTagtatttacaatttttttaatgcagGTAGATGTAacttattttaagaaattaaatagTTATAATGGGATAATAGTACAAttgaaactaaataattattttatttggattttaaaaTGACATCTAATGGggaaaaaatgtataaaattgagagactaaaaatatttattttttattgaattcttctttatatgtgtgaaattttaataattgaGTAAGAATGCTTGTTAATTGAACTATTTATCTATAGGGATTTATTTTCTTCATAACTAAATTGACTCATTTTAGATAAGATATATGATGAGTTTATTGATTTGCGGGttaagaatttatttataaaaaatataaaataccttttacaattataattataattataattataataatattattttaaaattctaaagtagaattttagttattttaatacttttatatCTCCCAATTATAAACCAAGTTAAATAGACTATTTTTGAGTTTTTTCATAAAGCAAGTAAAGTAAGATTAATTCACTTTTAAAACAATATACAATGAACTAATTATGATTAACTGAACTAATTATGATGTATTGTTGATAAAAGTCATACTAAATGTACatgattttgattaaaaattaatatatgctTAACATTTTTAATCAAAGTCGTGATTATCCattgttcttacaacaaggaccaagaacactaaAATCAGGTTGACAAAATTTAACTCTTATACAAATCTTCTAATCTTGGACTGGACTCTCTCGGTTTCTTCTTGGATTGGATATTTTGGGTTCTCCTcacgttgggtgctctcggcttctcctcaagATAGGtactctcggcttctccttcagcTAGGTGCTCTCAGCTTCTCCTTCAGCTAGGTGTTATAGGCTTCTCGCTCAGCTAGGTGCTTTCGGCTTCTCTTGGGGtgtacctgcaagtcgctctAATGTCAAAGTCAGAAATGATGTAATGTTCAtcagataaaaaattattcttacTTACCTCTTACGttgacctcctatttataggatttCTTTAATGGGCTTTTCACTTTACCTTTGGACTTTCTTTCTATACCGTTTTATTATTTACGCACCCCTAACGCAGGTTTCTATTTAATTGGGTCttatcataataatatttatattttgttttattcttttatgtatAATCTTTCGGTTATGTCTATTATTTAGCTTTCGGCTTAACCTTTCGGTTTTAGCCTACCAGTACATCTATTATATcttttgcataattttttttaacgaaAACTGTTCAAGTGAGATACAATTTAATGTATTTCTTTAATTCAAATTAAACTCGTTTAGGACAAATACAATTTCAAATACAATTTCAGAAGAATAAAATCATGTTCgaaaaataagatttttaatattttttttatctatttgcataaaattaatgtaaaattacATTAGATTGATTTATTTTCCAACCTTTGCAACTaagtaattttagttttttcaaTGTTTTAACAAGTTTAATAACACAATGTTAATTGATGACATGTGAATTGAAATGTTAATCTAATGCAATGTGAgttaatcatatttaaaaaaaagcaaTGACTAAATgtgtttataaaatatataaaaaaaaactgaggAGATTAAAATCCAAAATTACAAAAGCTAAGATCCAATtcgttttttttaaaagtagtgTAATTTTACGTTGTATTTTCATAAATaggtaaataatttttttattttagaattaacaaataaaaaaagtacgattttttttaatttttaaaaagaaaccGAATCTgataaatatgaattttatgtAAATTGAAGTCATATATATCATTTATAGGGAAACTGTATTTGTAAAATACGATTTTAATTAACAAATTTGTATATACGGAaatgatttttgaaaaaatatgtataattgaattcgtatttaataatttatcgtgtataattttgattatattaaattacattaaatcatatttcacatgattttgatttaatattttttagaataaaaattgttatttttttttataaatgatgaaataatttaaaaaaaattcaatgatAAATCactctaaataaatacaaacaaAAACGATTTCTTTCATGTTAAATCATACTCTTTGTATACACCACTATTTGACCaattatagaataaaaaaattatttgctCATTTATCTAAatacaacataaaatcaaattacCCAAATCCCACATTGAAAAGTGACGATTGCGATACCATTGGTGTGAAGTGTGATCACTGCTCCACCACTTTGTCTTCGaaggttgaagatgaagatgaagaattGGTCGAAGGAGGGTTGGAAGTGGCTATCGAGCATTGCAACTTCCCCTGTTCGTTTCCACGGAAACGTTGCAGTTGCTGCCAAACGCAATCACAATCCCGTTACCCTGGCTCGGCCATTTGGAAGCGCCATTGATGGTGGAAATGAAGTGGATCCTCATCGATTGACGAGGGAGTTTCTCGCAAAGCTTTGGATTGATGATAGAAAAACGAGGAAATTAGTTAAATCCTGTGGAGGTTACGGTGGCGACCCCCGGTGGTTTTCCGCTTCATCTGGCGTCGTCAGAAGAGGTAAACGACGGCCCGTTTTGAAGCAACCACCCATCAGTCAATCCGTCACTGAATTCTTCGAACCACTGACTCCTCAAGAGGTCGTTTCATGTCCCTTGTTtgcactctttttttttttttttttaattcgtATTAACATAGTTTCTGTTAAGCATTTTCAAGATAGGTAAGAAAATTTGTGTCTTGACAAGCATGCTTGTACTTCTTAATGAGGGTGtttttgcataaattttgaGACCGATGAGCTtttatgatttttgtttttaattgttttggaaTTTAGTTTAGCCACATTGTTGTTAACTAGTTTTGTTGCCTTAAGAAAATCACAAACAAATGGTCCTACTTTTAGATCCTTGTTGTCAACTTTGATATGAACGTGTTCTACTTGCCCTTTTTTCTATTAGGCCAAGGTAGCACCACTGCTTGCCAGGTCCAATTTGCTGATTACCAGAGATATCGAGTGGGCAAATCTTGTATTAGGCTTTGAGCAGGTGATCATCTTTATTCTCGGAATCCGAAGCTTGGTTCCATTAGCAATATTTAAGCAACTTCTTAAAAAGTCCATTTCACTTTGTGTGATGGATACTTTGTATGTTGAGGCTGTGTGACATTTCTCTAATATTAACTTTTGTGATTTTGTTTGGTTGGATTGAAGGAAAATCGTTATGCCATTGTAGATGTGTGCTATCCTCAGTCGGTTAGTGACAATTATTATCTCATTTTCATTAAGTTGTACCATctgtatatatttttcttacttAGCTTGTACCAATGATGGTTGACCTATATGTCTATTTGTTGCTATGACACAGCCGGTAGGTTATATTCGCGAACAGAGTAACGTCCTTACTAGACAGGTATTCATTTCAATCATTTGAACTTAACTTCCTTTGATTGTTTTTTCTACAACATGTTTCAAGTATCATCGACGTCGAAATAAAGtagtaattatatatttttattgtcatCAATCATTTTGTGGTAAAACGAATTGCGGACAATTTACGAGGAAAACCACACCTTATTTGAATATTACTGCACCAAATGTCTTATTACAAGACACTGTTATTAACACATTCTACTTGTAACACGAATGATCAGAATCATGTCTCACAATATGTGGAATGAAAACATCCTTTTAACCTGTCTAGTCTAGTTTTGGATTATGAAAGGGTCATCTTATTTGCTAGTTTTTATGAAAGTGGTCAACTTGGTGTCTATTAGTAAGTTCTTTGTTTGTCCAAAAGGGGGAATACTTCTAAAGTAGTGTTGGGGTTCAGATTTCGGCACTTTGTGCATTGGTTGAGATCTGGAAGGAGTAATTAAATGGGTGCATATGTAACTTATGTTATGTATCTTGGTTTTATTTGTCTATGTTTTTCATGTATGTATTGTTAATTTTTGTTTCATTCTATTTCAACCTTCTTGTTGCAGTTGCTTCGTCTAAGGCGGCCTTTTGTTGCACACATAACTGATGGCTTGGGGAATGAGCTCTTTAGGGTAAGCAACTTATATTTTTCTGTTGGTTCTGTTTTGTTCACatgaaaacattatttttattcacCTTAGTGAAATAAATCGAACAACTATTTTGGTTAGGTTCGAAGACCCTTTTGGTGGATAACAAGCTCAATTTATGCAGAAGTTGATGGTAAGGTATGCCAAATGTTGTACATTGTTTTATATGAGTAAGTTGTTTTTCATCACTTTGGTTGTTAATAGTGTCAAGTCCTCTCTTCAGGAAGTTGGAGTAGTTCACAGGCGATGGCATCTCTGGAGGAGAATCTATGATTTGTACCTGGGGTAATATAAATATActatgttttttatttgttataattAATTGTCAAAATCATAATGTCCTTTGATATCTTTTTACATCTGActatatcttttatatatacattGTATTCAATTCGATATTGCTGACTGTTAAAAAACAGAAGTTTAACTGTCCATAGACGAAGTAATATGGACTgcattagtattattatttaatttgtgtccttttgatttctttttctttttctttagcaaCCTGCATTATATTTgacattttgtttttttgtgtgtgtattcAGGATGGCATTTATATTTCAGTTTCTTCTCAGATAACTTGATTATTGGTTGTCAAAATTTACTCTAACAATTATCTGTTATCTATCTGAAATTTTTCAGTTCATGAAAGTCAATTAGCATGTTATCTGTCCCTAATATTTTTCCAAATAATTGGTCATTTGCTctgtctttttaattttaggaaggggggggggggggggaatgGATTTCATTATACCAGAGGCCGTAATAGGAATTG
Encoded here:
- the LOC137832235 gene encoding altered inheritance rate of mitochondria protein 25, with translation MKMKNWSKEGWKWLSSIATSPVRFHGNVAVAAKRNHNPVTLARPFGSAIDGGNEVDPHRLTREFLAKLWIDDRKTRKLVKSCGGYGGDPRWFSASSGVVRRGKRRPVLKQPPISQSVTEFFEPLTPQEAKVAPLLARSNLLITRDIEWANLVLGFEQENRYAIVDVCYPQSPVGYIREQSNVLTRQLLRLRRPFVAHITDGLGNELFRVRRPFWWITSSIYAEVDGKEVGVVHRRWHLWRRIYDLYLGNKQFAVVENPGLWNWTFTLKGINGEVLAQIDRDWRGFGFEILTDAGQYVIRFGSSDPSSKIGLANAIEDLEVSRTLTLAERAVTVALAISLDNDYFSRHGGWGLPFLVAEE